In Silene latifolia isolate original U9 population chromosome 6, ASM4854445v1, whole genome shotgun sequence, the genomic window TGTAGAAACTACCTCTGGGATGGCACTGTAGAGTACCACAGAGTTCCTCTCATTGCTTGGGAGAAGGTTACTCTTCCTAAGGATGAGGGTGGGTTGGGAATTAAAAGGGCTCATACATGGAACTATGCTACAATTGTAAAATTAGTAGACTGGATATATGGGAAAGGTGATAGATTGTGGATTAGATGGGTGAATCAAATCTATTTAAAAGGTGAGGACTGGCATGATTACTGCCCCACTGCTGATGTTACCTGGTCTTGGAAAAACATATGCAAGGTGAAAGAATTGATGAAGAATGGATATACAGATGGACAATGGACAGCTGATCATAGAGGATACTCCATCAGAAATGGTTATGAATGTTTTAGGACACACCAACCTAAGCAAGACCGGGCTGCCTTAGTTTGGAATAATTGGAACATCCCCAAACATGCTCTTATTGTGTGGATTATTATGCATAATGGTCTAAATGTGAAGGATAAGCTCTTCAAAATTGGATATTGCAATGATGACAGATGCACCATCTGTGACAGTGTCACTAAAACACAGGATCGTCTGTTTTTCAGGTGCAGCTACAGTCAACAGATCATCAAGCTGGTGGAAATGTGGTGTGGCTTCCCCATATCAGTTAGCATCCTGTCAAGGAATGGACTACCAGCAAAGTCGTGTCTGAAACAGAAGGTCCATTATCTGGTGTGGTCTGCTTGCTACTACCAGGTCTGGACTCAGAGGAACAATGCTAGGATCAATAGTGTGCTGCTAAGACCCTTCAAGGTGGCTGATCAGATTATTGATGAAGGAAAGAGAAAAATCAGATCGAAGATTAAGATACCAGTGAATAGTAGTGATCAAATTTGGCTAACCAAATGGGGAGTGTGACTTatacttctctttttttttgtagTTCTTTCATATAGCTTGTTTGTATTTTGATGGTTTTTCTATTTTGTGTAATAGGCTTGTTTATTACTCAAATATCCTTGTAAATATTTTTTGAGCTTAATATatttctcacatttcaccaaaaaataaaatttatttaaaggATTAATAAATCATAAAAAACGGATAATTATAATTCTGAATTAGTTCCATTGACTTTTAGATTATCCATTTcgaaataatacggagtaatatttatTCATTATCGTCACTTGCTAAGACCCACGAAATTTTAACATTTATGCCTTTGTAACTCATGAATTCGCGAACAAAATTTCGCACTCATTTTTTTAGGTTACGAAATTCAATTATGGACTAACTTAAGAACATAAATTTAATTTATAGACGATTTGAGATATTGGGTCAGTTACAAAGAAATAAATTTAATTCAATGTATTATTTAGGTCATAAGACGTTATGTATTTTTTAGGCCATTAGAGGTTCTAACTTGCAGGCTAATTAATGATGTCATCTTACTCTACTTGGTATCCTCCTATATGATCCCTAATTATTAATTGTTATCAGCCTTCTTTCCAACCTTCCCTCTGCACCCTCTCGCAATTGATTAAGTCTTCTAATAAAATTGAGTCCCTAAGCCTTCCTAACAACCCATGGATTAAAAAGAATTAATGGTTGATATTAAGAAGGAAAAAACGTGCATCCTAAAAGCTAGGGGACATGATTATCTTACTTTCATCAATGTATATCTCTCTCACTTGTATCCTTCAACCTTAAATCAATTCTGCTTTAATTGATTGACTCTAAATCTCTTTAATTGATATTCATTATGAATCTAAACCTCCAGACTTGTTTAATATATTTAAATTCGTCTTATCTACATTCACTTTAGTTACAATCCAAATCAAAACTTAATGATCCATAGTCTAGAATTAGTCCATAGATAAATAGTTTAATTCCATTACCTTGTGGTTCCACCTCTAACTTCACTATCTTCATTAGTTGATGTCCTTAGGGATTATCTTTGAATAGGTATAGGACCTAGCCTTGTCAGTGATGGAATTGTAAAATCAAAGTTTTTGGTTTGTAACAGAGAGGGATTACACATTCCAGGATTACACATTATTCATGGAAGATGACTAAGCAAAATGATCGAAGGCGGCTCAAACAAAAAAAAGGACGGAAGAAGATGTTGCAGAGAATCTAAAGAGAAGAACTAAAATAAGGAGGATTATATGAAAAGTGAAAGTTGAATAGGGATAACCCTACCTTAGTAATATATTCCGAAAAGTAAAGCAAGTAATCAAAATCGCTCTTCTACGAACTCGTCACCTACATAATCCAATTCTTACAATCACTATAATATTTCAATCAATGACTCATATTATAGTAATTCCCTCAAATCTCGAAATATAGGATTAGATTCAAATGAAAAACTAATTATGTAATTTAGATTTAAGACTTATTGCAAGGATTACGAATGAAAGTGTAGATCGAATCCCTAATTCGACAAATCCGCAACGAATCTCTCTCTCAAGATGATTAGAAAAGAGTGTACATGAGTTTAAAATGTGTTTAGGGTTGTTAAAAGAGTTTAGAACTGACAAATGTGTTATAAGTAAAACTTTTgctcaaaacaaaataaaaaaccaTCAAAACCCACTGAACCGCCCGAATCGGTTGAGTGCCCTCACTAATGGAAAAACCCCCTATTGCGTCAGTTGTAGAGGGCCTTTTGCGTCGGTTTTTGACTGACGTATATCGAGGGGTCGTATTTGATATGCGTCAGTTGTGGAACCGACGCAAAAAGTTCAACATTTGCGTCAGTTGTGTCTTAAAAACTGACGCAAAAAAGCACTATTTGCGTCAGTTGTGTTTTAAGAACTGACGCAATTATAGGTACAACCGACGCAAATGCTTCAACATTTGCATCAGTTCTTTATAGTAAAACCGatgcattttctttattttttgcgTCATTTGTTATCATAACTGATATCAATTTATTTTAGGGCCAATTCATTTTTCCCATTTGCATCATTTCTTTGAAGAACCGACGCAATTTATTAAtgcttttttttatatataaaaatttGCTGCTGAAATTACATAAAACTCACAATCCGAATACCAACTTAAAAACCTCCAACAAGAAATCCAACCAACCAATAATACATCACATGTAAAACAACATTACAACTTATTCAACCCAACAATGTTCTAAATACAATTCAAAGTACAAATAATTCCACAAAAGTCTTAATTACTAATCTAATCTATACTAAATGTTCTCTAAACATCTAGTTAATTTACATAAAACTATATTACCTGTGTCTAGATTACAAATGACACAAATGACTGAGTAATAGTGCTAACTTAAGATACACACATGTCATTACCACCAGCTGAAGCAACCAGTTACAACACTCACTTTTGCTCTGAACTCTGAGTGTGTTGCGTGTCCTTTTTGATTTCCTATAGCATGATTTCGTCTGGTGAATATAACATCTACAAAATAATGGTTGTCCATGTACCTAAAGATGCAAGAAAATTACAGCATGCTCAGAATCATATCATGAAATCCACCTGCTTAAGTATAATGGTAAACAGTACTTGAGTCAGCTGATGTTAAAAATGGTAAACAATGGAGCAAATGCAGGCCATCACTAGTTTCATTATAAGATTTATAACTAAACTCGTTTAACTTTTTGAGGTCACCTTCCTCATCATTAAAAAGGTCAATGCCTTATTCTTCTCTTTCGGACACAACAGCGGCATCTGCGTCGGCTCTAACGAGCTCTTCTGAAGATGTCGTGTCATTTATTAGTTTGGTTTCTTTGCTAATTTCCTGAATAAAGGGCAGCGAAAAATATTTTATTCACTAGAAATCTATGTAGCATTATGCTTTCACATCCCAAGAATCCACAAACGAAAGAACTTAAAACTGAGTTCTAGCTTAGACAAACCCTTACTTAAGAACTAGGAAATTTCACCAATAAGGCAAAAAAATCTCAAGCACCGGACCAAAATGCTACAGTAGAGAACTCCTAGTTCTTAGGGCATGCATTTTCTTTTATGAACGAATAAAAAGAAGCAAAGAGCACAAAATCATGGCCATGAGATGTGTTAACAACAAACTACTTCATACCATGCGTGCCATCCAGATTATAACCACTATCATTTTCATATCAGCAAATGAAAGAAGACTCAAAGGCAAGTACATCAGCTTTAATAGGTAATTAGAAAATCACTGAAGCGGTAAGCATTATTAAAAGGCCCAATTGCATACTAACCCACCTGATGAACCAAACAGTTAATTGATGGATGCCTTCGAAGTCGATTGTGGACCAGTGCTATGATAACCAGTGCTCCTGAAGGAGGCACTTGAAGAGACAGTTTGCTTAACTTCTTTGTGAAGGCAGCAGCTAAATATGCAGGAAGAAGCGGGTATTTCAAACAGGCCTCCAATAGCTACATGTGTAAATAAATTCATTAATGAAGAGAAGTCAGAAGATAATTTTTTCATGAATGCAAATGCAAACTAAGTTCTAGAAAGTATATAGCCTCGCCTCAAAAAAATTTTCACGATGATTTTCCATAAATATAGATTCATACAAATTAGGATATTCCAAACCATACTTGGTCATAAGAATAAAGAGTACACTCAGAGCCATAACACTGACAACTCCACCAATATCATATGATCTTGTTAAGAAGTCACTGCAAATCCCAAGCAACTAATTAAAATTATTGTGTAGATTTGCTTTTGAAGGGCAAAGAATAATACAAAGTTTAAGATATACTCACCATAACATTGCAGGATTTGACGAAAAAGGAATGACTATTTGATGCATATTAACTAGCACCTGAATATCAATGGGAAGAGTAAAAGGAAAATCAGAAATGAGCACACGTACTTTCTTTTTCTTCCAAGAaatattccctagatggaagaCAGTACTGCAAGTTTGTGTCAACAAAAACACCATTGCATGAACATAGCTTAGACATTCATAACAGATTAAAAGATAAATATTTAAATAAACCATGCTCACAACAGCACTTTTTATTAGGAATGGAGAGAATTTATCGTCACGCATGTATAGGAACAAAAGATTATTCACATAGCCATGGTAAAAGAAGGTTGAATGCCTAAACTAAAGTCCTTCGCGTTGACCTAAGTGATGCAAAGGAATTCGTTTACCACAAGAAGTACAAAGTTAACTGGAACAAGATGCCATAGTACATAGCATCAAGTAAGAAATGGAACCAAAgaaacaaatactccctcctatttaacTAGAAGTTTACACTTATTTCCATGTTGATTCAAATGCATTCTTGAAATGTGTCCCTAGGTTGGTAGCATCTTACTAATACCTTCTGATAGCTTTATAAAATATGTATATGAAGAAGAAACAaccaataattttttttaaatacgGTGGAGAATACGGTATGGAATCAATATGTTTAAGTAAAAAGAACAAGCACAGTACATGTCACCCGCTGAAACTTGACCACAACTAGACAGTATTAATAACATTTGTGCAACAGTTTCCACTGTTGACATTGAATTTTTAAGGCTCCTATTTTGATGATCCTTGACTATTTACAAGCAGAGTCTAAACAAGAAGGCAGTAAGTATATCAAGTTTGAAAACAATTCAGAACACACAATGGCTGAAAAATAAGAAATTGTTATAAAGGctaataaataaaagagaaactAATAGTATAAGATAACTACGAAACAGCATAAGCATACCAAGAGTGTTCAACTCGAAATTTGATAAAGCCCTGAAATAGAGGAAATCTCATTATCTGCAGGTAACACAACCAACATAAAAACTCATAACTCATCTGATTATTTCCAGCATTACACACCTAATTGAACTCAATACCAATAAAAACACGACATTTTCGAAAAATAACACTAATTCACATGTACTACAACACAATTACGAAAGTTAATTAAAGAAATTGCAGTAAGATTAGTGACGGATTCAATGCCTTTCAAAGAATCAAGCTTGTTCCGCTACACAGATAACCACTTCAGCTTGAGTTCGAGACAATACTGTCTAGAATATTATCATTAGCATAATTTAAACAAagattactaaaatgaattagaAGATCACCTAATTAAATAAACACAAATAGGAAAGAAAAGGCAGATTAATCCTAGCAAAAACAAGCTATCAATCCATTTATCTCCAATACAtttaaacatatacattatcTGCGAAAGTCACTTCAAATCGAAACAACTAACGATGGATACCCACACTTTCAGCAGAAAGGCGGAttaatccatcattcatccaAAAAAAAGGCTGACCCTATTTACACACTGAGAATCAATCCAAACTAATAAAAAATTGGGATGAAAGAATCAGAAATTCGGGATTCAAGCCATCAACTAGCAGAACGATAATAATACAAGAGTATGAATTCCATACACCCATCAAATCCAAACGAAAAATCCCTAAATTTGGTATAAACATAACCctaaatcaaattaagctataaTTCAATAGTATATAAAATAATTAGACTTCTCATAAACAATACCTAAAATGTGACGGATCGGTGATGAAGGCGGCGACTTGACGGCGTGGTGCCGTTGGCGAACAATTAATCGAGTGAGTGATGGTGGAGAATGATTGAGCGATGCTGACTTGGGCGTCTTCGTAAGTCATAAAGGTCGTTGATAGTGACTTGGGCGTCGTCAACAGAGGCGGAGGCCGGCCGATGGCTACGGTGGTGATTAAGCGAAGGAGGTAGAGCTTTTGCGTGAGAGAAGATGGAGATAGGAGAATAATGAGTTAGAGAGCTTTGTTGTGAGTGCGAGTGTATATgagtttttttttgtaattaattatcaTTTGCGTCGGTTTCTATTAAATACTAAATACGTCAGTTGAAGGAAAAAActgatgtatttgatcaaatacgtcAGTTTTGCACAAAACCGacgcaattattattattatatacgtCGCTTGTAGGAAACAActgatgtatttgatcaaatatGTCAGTTTTGCACACAACCGACGTAATTCAATAGACGCAATAgaggttttttctactagtgcctcaaatcactcgaccgagtgagcaaGATGCTCCTCGACCAAGTGAAACCCCCTAGAATTTCCAGCATCTTCCTCGACTAAGCTACTCGACTGATCGAGTACACCAGAAGTCACTAGACCGAGTGTCATTAACTCGTCCAAGTAACAAGCAAAGAAGATAGGGAGCATTACAATAGGGGTTGACAATTAAGAGCCGTCCGTTGAATTTAGGGGTTGTTATTTAAGATCGGCCCAATGTATTTTATTTTACGGATATACTAAATCACACACACAATTTTACTATATTCCGCACTTTTTTACACCTAATTCTGAGTTTGCTCCTGTCATTTCTTACCCACAAAAAACCTTAAAAAGAGAGAGAAGGTGTCATTATCAAGGTTGAAATTACAAAGGACGCCGCCCCTCCAGCCACCCCTACCAGACAACCAGCGGTGCCGAATGGGTAAGGTCGACGAAGACGGTAAAAGGGTTGCGTCGGCGGCGACGGAAAAGGAGTTGGGTCGACGACGTTCATTGGTGATGAGCGGGAGAGAGGTTGAATTGACGACGTTCGTAGGTGATAAGCGACGAAGAGGTTGGATCGATGGCGGGTACGGGGTCGACGACGCAGGGGTGGAGATAGTCGACACTAGGGGAGTGGGAGGATGGATATGGGTTGTTAGGGTGCTGAAATAGTGGGATTTTGGaattttgtagatacccgtatccgtcgatattggaatttataggaaacccgacaaacacccgatgatgataggacacatgtattctttagttgtcattgtcattatttgggttcgttttacgatgtagaatgggcgccgtcgatgaagtattttattattttaaatgatatttaaattaatgttttttttagtgagttcattttgttattttaaatgatatttaaattatggttttttgagatgaattcaatttattatatcttattttgaaattattttcccaagtttattttattgaaaataaaataaataattgatttgaaaaatcattttatgaatatatttgatttgaaaaatcatttattttaatgtgttaattgatttgaaaaatcgatttaaaaagcgaagaaaactcgttttaaaagcatgtttttgagctcgattttagctcggtttttgggcccgttttctttgcgagttggcacgaatatcgagtacactaaccaacctagaccaatacccatccaccccagttcgaaccccctatccacggcccaaaattccatcccaaacaccccccaaccagcccgcgcatacaaacagcccccctgttttggcagctcaatcccgagcccaaaacccgctccaaataccaccaaaacccgtacccattaaccctaacccataccctagcatcctacccatattatcctagcttaatcaccaagaaaacccctctcaaaccctcccaaaagctgctggacagcagctatgctcaacaggcccgactgcctcttcctctcttttaccctactttaactccttataaataccaccccttcaccatacattcattcctctaagttctacatacatcctaccatcacccacaagctttaaacctcataaacaaaccctaattgcctcccaaaaaccctaaacaaaaccgacacacaaactgaactgtttgtgtgtcctcctcgaaaagcaactcgttcctccatcaaacctccatcaaaactcgattttcttgctcctaattaaccacataacatccatctacatattagacaaagatttacgagccaaattgcccttgagagtacacgaaatccctcgaaaaacagagtgaaataacactctgttttcgcggtttattcttgtctgtccagttctgtttgtgctcgtttttcgtgcccaataacccaaaacgagcagggattgctttaagattcctgttctcctctctttctagttttcaaaacatctttcaaatcgaattttcgtcgtgaaacgagggagatatcatcgtttgaaaatcgcggtccagaaagtttccaaaacgcgtgtttgctttattcttcgtcgacgacggcctctcgagataaaatctaccatcgattacgacccaagacggtgtcaacgatacatgtaggttgagggtgcatcaaatcctcctcttctcccttttatttcgtttgttttatgctcgtttttattgtctttttttgtttgtttttcgttttgtttattcgattgttttaaattaactatgaaactagttagtccgagtatgagttaaagtaccaccatgaacacccgcgttgacttgagatgggaaaagaaaccgctacatcagtcggtcgtacacccccgtctcatttacatatcctcgtgttcaaggtagggcataaataaaacgagtttctaacttcgctcttcgcttttgacccctttgttatttcggccaattcgacataccctaggacccgttgtatgttagtttaacctcttattgttaacctatgacgtatttagatgacattaaattaatttaataatctaattagacactttagggtacatcgacatatctttaaaaatcaactaacaattctgtaaataattgaacgcatctttctctttcacctaatttctcgctagtataagagtgcgtgattagcaccttcttattaacactcgatgagttaacttaatttgcaaacttgacctaattcaacccctttgggccgtgtggaacactcgatcttaagcgaagctttctgaccttttttatcatcgttttctaatgtatctcccgtatcgctttgcaaatccatctaactaatgaacccgacctaggaactagggtagcCATGTCtgtggccgtggctttaggccgtggggttggtcatgcctctctttgtctcgtttgttttatatcttttgttctttgtcgtttgatagcttgtaatttatcgtttgctcgtcgggttgtaatctttcgagttagttttctttttttacgagtcaaaacctcttcaaaaaaccttagtcttatttggttagacggttgctccccaatgcttgtaggagcgtagtaaaccgcatgttgtttaaagcaacatggcccggtttatgctaatgcatgctttggtgcgtagccctatgtctaattcgatgagattaagtgaaagcacgcattacgaggagtggcccaaggccgtgtgtcatgtaggccgtgagtcactccccccccccccttgtgcacggttttctaggccaaacggccatgtattgcgtcgtgtgtatagctttgtatttagatcgagttgtatctttaatttgttgttgtgtcggcatgaaatgcctggtttgtaataggtagatcccaacggctcccccattccccctaagccttgtttgctttcgtttgtatgttgttagatcaatcaacccacatgctaaattacaactttgacaaagttagtttagttgcatctaaaacgacatagaaattgttgtcacatgatagggttaaaacaacgtttgcatatcatacatcgtagtagctatgaccttgtttgaaatccatacttgacttagtagaggccgttattgacgggcggggttgggtgtccttatgggcttcccaacacgtaccctcaccccttactcaagatctatggtttgtggatccgtctaaataccattggattacaagagtcattcaaatcgagtgatatagggtacaagtctttatctttaatcactcgtagtcgattggctttatgcttttcgatgaaaggtgtaaagttgacttgaacggttccaagttcccaaaaaacttggtggcgactctaatatgtcttaattcgattcgaaagaacctcgagtcgattatgcctagtgtggatcccgcggacgcagttcccgagggccttgtccacaaatttattaatattatttttaattattttgtattttttttcttaAGGTGAAGGCTACTAACGAAAAAATATGGAAAATAGGTTGGATATTAGGATGTGATAAATTATTTTGTAAGATCTAGTAAATACGTTATTTTAATGACGTGATATTTGAAATTGATAATTTGCATGTTTGAAATTTTAAATATATTAGTTTTTAGCACCCCGTATAAGATATGAAGttatcaaaacaaaagtaagagtTTAAAAATAGGGCGGTGCTCATTCATGTACGAGTTTTACTCTTTTATGGACGTAAATGACCATAATaccctttttattttaatgattttcgtTTTAATACCCTTCTTTCATCGCACTCTCTCTATCTCTTTCATTTACTCTTTTCTCACTTTAACTACCACCATACAACCACCACTAACCGTCAACCACCATCCACCACCCTCACTGCTGCCTCCCTTGTACCACCAGCCGTCTTAAAAACCTCCTCAGataataaaaaaagaaataaaaaacatttaacccaaaaaaaagaaaattgaaaaacGAAAAGGAGTAACGTAGTAACATTGTGTTCAATCTGTTCATGTACTGCCGACGGGAAGTATATTGTATACTCTTTCATGGTCGTCCCTCACCCCAATGTCGGAACGGTTTAaacaaaccctaaattaattaatgtaaatcaattctttaatttgatacttttataatataattgataaaATTAAGAATTAGAATTATAACTCGATCGATACGAGAATTACTATCCATAATTgtgtaatttgacggatttgacTAATTTTGTGGATTCGATTAATTTTGTGAGGGAGAGAATTagagaggtttttttttttttttctaggcAAAGGGCATGCTATGGAAAAGTAATGAAAAAAAgtccatgaaagagtaaaactcgtccatgaatgagcaactacgtaAAAATATACTAAAATCGTTAATTTGATCTTTACATTTATTGAGGTAATCATATGTTACAAGATGATCCTACAAAAGAGTTGTTGTATATGAAATATTTAGATTGTATGTCTATAAATCTAGGTATTATTAACAATtgtaattattttcaaaattttattactATTATATGATCATTTTATTAGTTTTGTACAATAAATATAAAATCTGTTTTGATTGTTATATTTGCCTTGGCAATTTTTACTAGCTAACATATATATCGAATTTTCTTTCATATACCAAACCCTTGCATTTGTGCAAGGCTTTAAAACTAGTATTTAAAATTTACGACGTAGTGGTTTTAAAACGTGAATCTTCTCATCTCAAAACATCAAACGAAGCTTATTACTCCCTTTGATTCTTGAAAATGCCTCATTTACTTTATGCACAAGAATTAAAAGATTGTGAGTGGGGCAAATAGGTCTCACCAATAAAATAGGAAGATTTTATAAACAAAAACATGAAAATAGGGTAATTTTAATGAATATGTCAACAATGAAATGTGAGGCATATATAAGGAAGTAGAGTACCAAGTTAAAGGATCCATTTCAACTCTTTAAATCTAAACAATCCGTATTTTCTGAGATTTTGGAAAAGTTAAAATTATTTGGCAGGATCCCCAAATAAATAGTAAATCTCTTGTAAAACACTTTTACGATAAAACATTATAAACACAAAttttcactttagacggacaAAACACTTTTACGATAAAacattataaatacaaattttcactttagacggacattatccgtctaaAACTGTTAACAGATAGTGTTTCTCTCACAAAATGAGAGTTgatagtgcaagtgggtgggaaatggatacccccacttgcctcccacttgcattttgtgagagggctaCTATCTGTCTATAACTTTAGACGGATATTTTTCGTTTACAATGAGACGATTTGCATTATAAAACCCTTGTGAATTATTATCTACCTTCTCCTTTAATAATCGgttaaaatataatataaatgacaTCATCCACTTGCCATCCGACCCCACGCAATATATACTAGAAGTTGAAAGAGAGGGTGAAAAGGAATCCTCAAAACCCTTAACAAAATACATTATGTCCTCATTAACAAATCAAAATCATGATGATTAGTAGAGGTGGGATAGGTTAAGGGGAAATATAACAAATCATCCCCATAAGTTTGATACTATGTGTAATTTTGGCCCCTtaacttataaatgtagcaaATCAATTCCATAAATTTCTCTTAATGTTTAATTAACCAcatatcttatttttaagaataaaatttgctaattaaatattttaccattattgaaaatcaaaattattgattagattttaatcataaaattcttatttattaaaa contains:
- the LOC141588431 gene encoding uncharacterized protein LOC141588431, which translates into the protein MDYLNRMIKYVVTRWPFQFHTLCKATRLNHLVFANDLLMFCKGNAQSIMLLLRAFSSFSQASGLTMNTSKSEVYYNGVGQQLKEDIHQATGFVKGSMPFRYLGVPIQAGRLTKTECNILSEKMVSRIRSLGVRKLSYTFRVVLINSVLNTLYSYRASIFLILKSAIKRIEAICRNYLWDGTVEYHRVPLIAWEKVTLPKDEGGLGIKRAHTWNYATIVKLVDWIYGKGDRLWIRWVNQIYLKGEDWHDYCPTADVTWSWKNICKVKELMKNGYTDGQWTADHRGYSIRNGYECFRTHQPKQDRAALVWNNWNIPKHALIVWIIMHNGLNVKDKLFKIGYCNDDRCTICDSVTKTQDRLFFRCSYSQQIIKLVEMWCGFPISVSILSRNGLPAKSCLKQKVHYLVWSACYYQVWTQRNNARINSVLLRPFKVADQIIDEGKRKIRSKIKIPVNSSDQIWLTKWGV